A genome region from Salvelinus alpinus chromosome 26, SLU_Salpinus.1, whole genome shotgun sequence includes the following:
- the LOC139555314 gene encoding MARCKS-related protein 1-B-like — translation MGSQASKGGVAVEANAADAATVKTNGQENGHVKSNGDATDTATPNGSADAEEPEAGAGGDAIEPAPAAEGEAAKPEGEAAAKGISKKKKNFFLKKSFNFKGLKLKKTKKEEAAAEEKPAENGAAVATEEKKAEEGKEEVVAAAAEAPKAEEVQAKAEEEPKEEEEVKEAAAPAPEPTKPTEETSSTPAAENPSQQNAE, via the exons ATGGGTTCCCAAGCGTCCAAGGGAGGGGTAGCTGTGGAGGCGAATGCTGCCGATGCCGCCACGGTCAAAACTAATGGACAG GAGAATGGCCATGTCAAGTCCAATGGTGACGCCACAGACACGGCCACTCCAAATGGTTCTGCCGACGCCGAGGAGCCTGAAGCGGGTGCCGGAGGGGACGCCATCGAGCCAGCGCCCGCCGCCGAAGGTGAGGCCGCCAAACCAGAAGGTGAGGCCGCTGCCAAGGGTAtctccaagaagaagaagaatttcTTCCTGAAGAAATCTTTCAACTTCAAGGGCCTGAAACTGAAGAAGACCAAGAAGGAGGAGGCGGCCGCTGAGGAGAAACCTGCAGAGAACGGAGCTGCTGTGGCTACGGAGGAGAAGAAAgcagaggaggggaaggaggaggttgTGGCGGCTGCTGCAGAAGCCCCTAAGGCCGAGGAGGTGCAGGCTAAAGCAGAGGAGGAAcctaaggaggaggaggaggtaaagGAGGCTGCTGCACCTGCACCAGAGCCCACCAAACCAACAGAGGAGACCAGCTCGACCCCCGCGGCAGAGAACCCCTCCCAACAGAATGCAGAGTGA
- the LOC139555307 gene encoding eukaryotic translation initiation factor 3 subunit I-like, which produces MKPILLQGHERSITQIKYNREGDLIFSVAKDTVANVWYSVNGERLGTYNGHTGALWCVDCDWDTKNVLTGSADNSCRLWDCETGKQLAMLNTSSAVRTCGFDFSGNIIMFSTDKQMGYQCFLNYFDLRDPQQIEDNQPYLTVPCAESKITSAVWGPLGEFVIAGHENGEINQFSAKSGEVLKKVKEHNKQINDIQTSVDLTMVITASKDCSSKLFDSTTLDHIKSFKTERPVNSAAISPIMDHVVMGGGQEAMEVTTTSTRIGKFEARFFHAAYEEEFGRVKGHFGPINCVAFHPDGKSYASGGEDGYTRIHHFDPQYFDFELEA; this is translated from the exons ATG AAACCCATCTTGCTACAAGGCCATGAGAGGTCTATTACACAGATCAAATACAACCGAGAGGGAGACTTGATATTCTCTGTGGCCAAAGACACG GTAGCGAACGTGTGGTACTCTGTGAACGGGGAGAGGCTTGGAACGTACAATGGACACACTGGAGCTTTGTGGTGTGTGGACTGTGACT GGGACACCAAGAACGTGCTGACAGGATCGGCAGACAACAGCTGTAGACTATGGGACTGTGAGACTG GTAAACAGCTAGCCATGTTGAACACCAGCTCGGCTGTGAGGACCTGTGGCTTTGACTTCAGTGGCAACATCATCATGTTCTCTACAGACAAGCAGATGGGCTACCAGTGTTTCCTCAACTACTTCGACCTACGGGACCCCCAGCAGATCG aggacaaCCAGCCGTACCTGACGGTGCCCTGTGCTGAGTCTAAGATCACCAGTGCTGTGTGGGGGCCTCTGGGAGAGTTTGTTATCGCTGGTCATGAGAACGGGGAGATCAACCAGTTCAGCGCCAAG TCTGGAGAGGTGCTGAAGAAGGTGAAGGAACACAACAAACAGATCAACGACATCCAGACCTCTGTTGATCTGACCATGGTCATCACAGCCTCTAAAGACTGCTCCTCTAAG CTATTTGACTCTACAACTCTAGATCACATCAAGTCCTTCAAGACAGAGAGACCCGTCAACTCTGCTGCCATCTCCCCCATCATGGACCAC gtgGTGATGGGAGGAGGTCAAGAGGCCATGGAggtcaccaccacctccaccaggaTCGGCAAGTTCGAGGCCAGGTTCTTCCACGCAGCTTACGAAGAGGAGTTTGGCAGGGTCAAGGGTCACTTCGGACCCATCAACTGCGTGGCGTTCCACCCGGACGGCAAGAG CTATGCCAGTGGAGGAGAGGACGGCTATACAAGGATCCATCACTTTGACCCCCAGTACTTTGACTTCGAGCTGGAGGCGTAA
- the hdac1 gene encoding histone deacetylase 1 isoform X2 encodes MALSSAGGTKKKVCYYYDGDVGNYYYGQGHPMKPHRIRMTHNLLLNYGLYRKMEIYRPHKANGEEMTKYHSDEYIKFLRSIRPDNMSEHSKQMQRFNVGEDCPVFDGLFEFCQLSTGGSVAGAVKLNKQQTDIAVNWAGGLHHAKKSEASGFCYVNDIVLAILELLKYHQRVLYIDIDIHHGDGVEEAFFTTDRVMTVSFHKYGEYFPGTGDLRDIGAGKGKYYAVNYPLRDGIDDESYEAIFKPVMAKVMEMFQPSAVVLQCGADSLSGDRLGCFNLTIKGHAKCVEYMKSFNLPLLMLGGGGYTIRNVARCWTYETAVALDSTIPNELPYNDYFEYFGPDFKLHISPSNMTNQNTNDYLEKIKQRLFENLRMLPHAPGVQMQAIPEDAPHPDSGDEEDEDPDKRISIRAHDKRMVLCFSQGPMIRGWYCVSVRAHDKRMVLCFSQGP; translated from the exons ATGGCGCTGTCGTCTGCAGGAGGAACAAAGAAGAAAGTTTGCTATTATTATGATG GTGACGTGGGTAATTATTACTATGGTCAGGGTCATCCCATGAAACCCCACAGGATCCGTATGACCCACAACCTCCTGCTCAACTATGGACTGTACAGGAAGATGGAGATATAC AGACCCCACAAGGCCAATGGAGAGGAGATGACCAAGTACCACAGTGACGAATACATCAAGTTCCTGCGTTCCATCCGGCCAGACAACATGTCAGAACACAGCAAGCAGATGCAGAGAT TTAATGTGGGAGAGGACTGCCCAGTGTTTGACGGCCTGTTTGAGTTCTGTCAGCTCTCAACGGGAGGCTCTGTCG CGGGGGCAGTGAAGCTGAACAAACAGCAGACGGACATCGCCGTCAACTGGGCCGGGGGACTCCATCACGCCAAGAAGTCTGAGGCCTCTGGGTTCTGCTACGTCAACGACATAGTCCTCGCCATCCTGGAGCTGCTCAA GTACCACCAGAGGGTGTTGTACATAGACATCGACATTCACCATGGAGACGGAGTGGAAGAGGCTTTTTTCACCACAGACCGGGTCATGACTGTCTCCTTCCACAAGTATGGAGAATACTTCCCTGGTACCGGAGACCTGAGG gaCATTGGAGCAGGGAAGGGGAAGTACTATGCTGTAAACTACCCTCTCAGAGACGGCATCGACGACGAGTCTTACGAAGCCATCTTCAAACCT gTGATGGCTAAAGTGATGGAGATGTTCCAACCCAGTGCTGTAGTGTTACAGTGTGGAGCGGACTCTCTCTCAGGAGACCGACTGGGCTGCTTCAACCTCACCATCAAAG GTCATGCTAAGTGTGTTGAGTACATGAAGAGTTTCAACCTGCCTCTGCTGATGTTGGGAGGTGGAGGTTATACCATCCGTAACGTGGCCCGCTGCTGGACCTACGAGACCGCCGTGGCTCTGGACAGCACCatacctaacg AGCTGCCGTACAACGACTACTTTGAGTACTTTGGCCCTGACTTCAAGCTTCACATCAGCCCGTCTAACATGACCAACCAGAACACCAATGATTACCTGGAGAAGATCAA ACAGAGGTTGTTTGAGAACCTGCGCATGCTGCCCCACGCCCCGGGGGTCCAGATGCAGGCCATCCCAGAAGACGCTCCACACCCGGACTCTGGAGATGAGGAAGACGAGGACCCTGACAAACGCATCTCCA TCAGGGCCCATGATAAGAGGATGGTTTTGTGTTTCAGTCAGGGGCCCATGATAAGAGGATGGTATTGTGTTTCAGTCAGGGCCCATGATAAGAGGATGGTTTTGTGTTTCAGTCAGGGCCCATGA
- the hdac1 gene encoding histone deacetylase 1 isoform X1, protein MALSSAGGTKKKVCYYYDGDVGNYYYGQGHPMKPHRIRMTHNLLLNYGLYRKMEIYRPHKANGEEMTKYHSDEYIKFLRSIRPDNMSEHSKQMQRFNVGEDCPVFDGLFEFCQLSTGGSVAGAVKLNKQQTDIAVNWAGGLHHAKKSEASGFCYVNDIVLAILELLKYHQRVLYIDIDIHHGDGVEEAFFTTDRVMTVSFHKYGEYFPGTGDLRDIGAGKGKYYAVNYPLRDGIDDESYEAIFKPVMAKVMEMFQPSAVVLQCGADSLSGDRLGCFNLTIKGHAKCVEYMKSFNLPLLMLGGGGYTIRNVARCWTYETAVALDSTIPNELPYNDYFEYFGPDFKLHISPSNMTNQNTNDYLEKIKQRLFENLRMLPHAPGVQMQAIPEDAPHPDSGDEEDEDPDKRISIRAHDKRIACEEEFSDSEDEGQGGGGRRNAANHKKTKRVKTEEEKEETEEKKEVKEEDKDAEEKMDTTGPKEETKTC, encoded by the exons ATGGCGCTGTCGTCTGCAGGAGGAACAAAGAAGAAAGTTTGCTATTATTATGATG GTGACGTGGGTAATTATTACTATGGTCAGGGTCATCCCATGAAACCCCACAGGATCCGTATGACCCACAACCTCCTGCTCAACTATGGACTGTACAGGAAGATGGAGATATAC AGACCCCACAAGGCCAATGGAGAGGAGATGACCAAGTACCACAGTGACGAATACATCAAGTTCCTGCGTTCCATCCGGCCAGACAACATGTCAGAACACAGCAAGCAGATGCAGAGAT TTAATGTGGGAGAGGACTGCCCAGTGTTTGACGGCCTGTTTGAGTTCTGTCAGCTCTCAACGGGAGGCTCTGTCG CGGGGGCAGTGAAGCTGAACAAACAGCAGACGGACATCGCCGTCAACTGGGCCGGGGGACTCCATCACGCCAAGAAGTCTGAGGCCTCTGGGTTCTGCTACGTCAACGACATAGTCCTCGCCATCCTGGAGCTGCTCAA GTACCACCAGAGGGTGTTGTACATAGACATCGACATTCACCATGGAGACGGAGTGGAAGAGGCTTTTTTCACCACAGACCGGGTCATGACTGTCTCCTTCCACAAGTATGGAGAATACTTCCCTGGTACCGGAGACCTGAGG gaCATTGGAGCAGGGAAGGGGAAGTACTATGCTGTAAACTACCCTCTCAGAGACGGCATCGACGACGAGTCTTACGAAGCCATCTTCAAACCT gTGATGGCTAAAGTGATGGAGATGTTCCAACCCAGTGCTGTAGTGTTACAGTGTGGAGCGGACTCTCTCTCAGGAGACCGACTGGGCTGCTTCAACCTCACCATCAAAG GTCATGCTAAGTGTGTTGAGTACATGAAGAGTTTCAACCTGCCTCTGCTGATGTTGGGAGGTGGAGGTTATACCATCCGTAACGTGGCCCGCTGCTGGACCTACGAGACCGCCGTGGCTCTGGACAGCACCatacctaacg AGCTGCCGTACAACGACTACTTTGAGTACTTTGGCCCTGACTTCAAGCTTCACATCAGCCCGTCTAACATGACCAACCAGAACACCAATGATTACCTGGAGAAGATCAA ACAGAGGTTGTTTGAGAACCTGCGCATGCTGCCCCACGCCCCGGGGGTCCAGATGCAGGCCATCCCAGAAGACGCTCCACACCCGGACTCTGGAGATGAGGAAGACGAGGACCCTGACAAACGCATCTCCA TCAGGGCCCATGATAAGAGGATAGCCTGTGAAGAGGAGTTCTCTGACTCTGAGGAtgagggacagggaggagggggaaggaggaacGCTGCCAACCATAAGAAGACCAAACGAGTCAAGactgaggaggagaaagaggagacggAGGAGAAGAAAG AAGTGAAAGAGGAGGATAAAGACGCCGAAGAGAAGATGGACACAACAGG GCCAAAAGAAGAAACTAAGACGTGTTGA